The Staphylococcus sp. KG4-3 genome has a window encoding:
- a CDS encoding SDR family oxidoreductase: MKTLVIVGAGTGLGLSIAKKFGAEGFRVATISRNVEKLKVIQENLSNLNIETKTYIADITDLEELKKSIQTIKIEFGSIDVIEFSPHAKEDKFTNILETTPDSVSEMLKTYLFPSIQLVNEVLPDMINKGEGAILFTTGVSTIFPLPFAGNAGIIGAGLRNYAENLYSQLEDKGIFIKHLSIGTVIEPGTVGDPNLIAEAWYNLYSQKEKFEETFPKGLKQSDIS, encoded by the coding sequence ATGAAAACATTAGTCATTGTAGGCGCAGGTACTGGTTTAGGACTATCTATAGCTAAAAAATTTGGTGCTGAAGGATTTAGAGTAGCAACTATTTCTCGAAATGTTGAGAAATTAAAAGTTATTCAAGAAAACCTGAGTAATTTAAACATCGAGACAAAAACTTATATAGCAGATATCACAGACTTGGAAGAATTAAAAAAATCTATCCAAACAATTAAAATTGAGTTTGGTTCAATTGATGTCATAGAGTTTAGCCCTCACGCCAAAGAAGATAAATTCACAAATATATTAGAAACTACACCAGATAGTGTATCAGAAATGTTAAAAACTTATTTATTCCCATCAATTCAGTTAGTTAACGAAGTTTTACCAGATATGATAAATAAAGGAGAGGGGGCAATTCTATTTACAACAGGTGTATCTACAATATTCCCTTTACCTTTTGCTGGAAACGCTGGGATTATAGGCGCTGGCTTACGTAATTATGCTGAAAACCTCTACTCTCAGCTGGAAGATAAAGGCATATTTATCAAACATCTTTCAATAGGAACAGTGATAGAACCTGGAACAGTAGGAGACCCAAATTTGATTGCGGAGGCTTGGTATAATTTATATAGTCAAAAAGAAAAGTTTGAAGAGACCTTTCCAAAAGGTCTTAAACAATCTGATATTTCCTAA
- a CDS encoding amidohydrolase, whose protein sequence is MEISKIVNANILDMIDNKPYLATLYLKDGYIDQIISQDSIIKDNEALDLEEKWITPGFIDTHSHPTAYGTTKTMVDCSANKISNIDELIQQFKVQKENLYKKGWVMGFGYNEKSLKEQRHPNRFDLDKISEDVAICVMHYSGHMATVNTKALEYMGVSLDDPDPEGGYYERDQNGKVNGVLIEIPATAKLQHALPEAKPEDTIYTMNLAVDDYVKSGITNTSDLLIGSRGYIDYEGVLKFLESPQRIRTRWMLSHELLEQNHNLKNIHANEIEEKLNNISNGMGHLGGVKCFSDGSIQLQTASIRNKYLDGSEAPAPLMSNNKLIDIFKHFQKLGFNIVTHANGDFAAKSVINAYKATADYKKTPLLNRIEHLQTVTQDDIKEMAEHNIGGSFFINHVYYFGDLHRDVFLGEEKAQNLDPLRWAENANMTFTIHTDAPVTPISPLESIQIAVNRITKNGKVLGENQRLTRSEAYKKMTIDAAKLNNTDDYEGAIKKGNVADFVILNKNPLDTNVVLNDDLIEMTICNSEVVHSI, encoded by the coding sequence ATGGAAATTTCAAAGATAGTTAATGCAAATATTTTAGATATGATAGATAATAAGCCTTATCTTGCTACATTGTATTTAAAAGATGGGTATATTGATCAAATTATCTCCCAAGATTCAATTATAAAAGATAATGAGGCACTTGATTTAGAAGAAAAATGGATTACACCTGGTTTTATTGACACTCATAGTCATCCCACAGCATATGGTACTACAAAAACAATGGTAGATTGTTCTGCAAATAAAATTTCTAATATAGATGAATTAATTCAGCAATTCAAAGTACAAAAAGAAAATTTATACAAAAAAGGATGGGTTATGGGCTTCGGTTATAATGAAAAATCATTAAAAGAACAAAGACATCCTAATCGCTTTGATTTAGATAAAATTTCAGAAGATGTTGCTATATGCGTTATGCATTATTCGGGGCACATGGCTACTGTTAATACAAAAGCTTTAGAGTATATGGGAGTTAGTTTGGATGACCCAGATCCTGAGGGTGGCTACTATGAGCGTGACCAAAATGGCAAAGTTAATGGTGTATTAATTGAAATTCCAGCAACTGCAAAATTACAACATGCTTTACCTGAGGCTAAACCAGAAGATACTATCTATACAATGAATTTAGCTGTAGATGACTATGTTAAAAGTGGTATAACTAATACATCTGATTTATTAATTGGTAGTAGGGGATATATAGATTATGAGGGAGTACTTAAATTTTTGGAGTCTCCTCAGAGAATTCGCACACGTTGGATGTTAAGTCATGAATTATTAGAGCAAAATCACAATTTAAAAAATATTCATGCTAACGAAATTGAAGAAAAGTTAAATAATATAAGTAATGGTATGGGACATTTAGGTGGAGTTAAATGTTTTAGCGATGGCTCTATACAATTACAAACTGCATCAATTCGTAATAAATACTTGGATGGCAGTGAAGCGCCTGCACCATTAATGAGTAACAACAAACTGATTGATATATTTAAACATTTTCAAAAATTAGGATTTAACATCGTGACGCATGCTAATGGTGATTTTGCTGCTAAGTCAGTCATTAACGCTTATAAAGCTACAGCTGATTATAAAAAAACACCTTTATTAAATCGTATTGAACATCTACAAACAGTCACACAGGATGATATTAAAGAAATGGCTGAACACAACATTGGTGGTTCTTTCTTTATCAATCATGTATATTATTTTGGAGATTTACACCGTGATGTATTTTTAGGTGAAGAGAAAGCACAAAATTTAGATCCATTAAGATGGGCTGAAAATGCAAATATGACATTCACAATTCATACAGATGCACCTGTTACACCTATTTCTCCTTTAGAATCAATTCAAATTGCAGTTAATAGGATCACAAAAAACGGGAAAGTTTTAGGTGAAAACCAACGTTTAACACGTAGTGAAGCATATAAAAAAATGACTATAGATGCTGCTAAATTGAATAATACGGATGATTACGAAGGAGCTATTAAAAAAGGTAACGTAGCTGACTTTGTAATATTAAACAAAAACCCACTGGACACCAACGTAGTATTGAATGATGATTTAATTGAAATGACTATATGCAACAGTGAAGTTGTGCATTCTATTTAA
- a CDS encoding SDR family NAD(P)-dependent oxidoreductase, with translation MKRLKDKVVIITGAAQGMGKMHAEKALNEGAKVVITDINKELGLQTSQTLGENAIFIQHDVANEEHWSNVISTVIEKWGRIDVLVNNAGITYSTPLEELSLAAYMKIVNINQVSVFLGMKTVAETMKAQKAGSIINISSMNGLVGGAIGYTDTKFAVRGMTKAASRELSPYNIRVNSVHPGVIQTAMLEQEDVKEQVEKFKKTIPMRRVAQVEEVSNMVIFLASDEASYSTGAEFVIDGGLTAL, from the coding sequence ATGAAAAGATTAAAAGATAAAGTTGTAATTATTACTGGAGCAGCACAAGGCATGGGCAAAATGCATGCTGAAAAAGCATTAAATGAAGGTGCAAAAGTTGTAATTACTGACATAAACAAAGAACTAGGGTTACAAACTTCACAAACACTTGGAGAAAACGCTATATTTATTCAACATGATGTGGCGAATGAAGAACATTGGAGCAATGTAATAAGCACAGTTATTGAGAAATGGGGGCGTATTGATGTATTGGTTAATAATGCAGGAATTACTTATAGTACACCTTTAGAAGAATTGAGTTTAGCAGCTTATATGAAGATTGTGAATATTAATCAGGTTTCTGTATTTTTAGGTATGAAGACTGTAGCAGAGACTATGAAAGCTCAAAAGGCCGGTTCAATTATTAACATATCATCTATGAACGGTTTAGTAGGGGGTGCTATTGGATATACTGATACAAAATTTGCTGTTAGAGGTATGACTAAAGCAGCATCTAGAGAATTATCTCCTTACAATATCCGTGTTAATTCCGTACATCCGGGGGTTATCCAAACCGCTATGTTAGAGCAAGAAGATGTTAAAGAGCAAGTAGAAAAATTCAAAAAAACGATTCCTATGAGACGTGTAGCACAAGTAGAAGAAGTATCAAACATGGTTATCTTTTTAGCTTCTGATGAAGCTAGTTATTCTACAGGGGCTGAATTTGTTATTGATGGCGGTCTGACAGCACTATAA
- a CDS encoding TetR/AcrR family transcriptional regulator has product MAEKVKNLRVTHTKQSLINAFFSLVDKKDFEKITIADITKGAKVNRATFYAHFEDKYDLIDYVMEDFATVSIENYVSETMIFNQENISQLILAVHDFYKEPNIECRSSYAGLALPQMKEKILSELNNVLTKSLKGVYEDNEKEIFVPIFSQMVHEAALQLADSNGTIEKEALAKKIALFIVGRA; this is encoded by the coding sequence ATGGCAGAAAAAGTAAAAAATTTGAGAGTGACACATACGAAACAATCATTGATTAACGCCTTTTTTAGTTTAGTAGATAAAAAAGATTTTGAGAAAATAACAATAGCAGATATCACAAAAGGGGCTAAAGTAAATAGAGCAACATTTTATGCCCATTTTGAAGATAAATATGACTTAATCGACTATGTTATGGAAGATTTTGCTACAGTTTCTATTGAGAACTATGTTTCGGAAACTATGATTTTTAATCAAGAAAATATAAGTCAACTCATTTTAGCAGTTCACGATTTTTATAAAGAACCTAATATTGAATGCAGAAGTAGCTATGCTGGGTTAGCATTACCTCAAATGAAAGAAAAAATACTAAGCGAGTTGAATAATGTTTTAACAAAAAGTTTGAAAGGTGTTTATGAAGATAACGAAAAAGAAATATTTGTGCCTATTTTTTCACAAATGGTTCATGAAGCCGCATTACAGTTAGCTGATAGTAATGGCACGATAGAGAAGGAAGCATTAGCTAAGAAAATTGCATTATTTATAGTTGGAAGAGCTTAA
- the cstB gene encoding persulfide dioxygenase-sulfurtransferase CstB, producing the protein MFFKQFYDNNLSQASYLIGCQRTGEAMIIDPIRDLTKYMQVADDEGFTITQAAETHIHADFASGIRDVADKLDVSIYVSGEGDDDLSYKNMPQQTHFVRHQDTIYVGNIKLEVLHTPGHTPESISFLLTDEGGGSNIPMGLFSGDFIFVGDIGRPDLLEKAVQMKGSTEVGAKQMYQSVNSVKDLPDYIQIWPGHGAGSPCGKALGAIPMSTLGYEKINNWAFNVTDEATFVETLTSNQPAPPHHFAQMKQINQFGMNMYQPYNVYPSLNNERIAFDLRSKEAFHGGHAQGTINIPYNHNFINQIGWYLDYNKDIDLIGNKATIEEAVHTLQLIGFENVAGYRLPQTTTMTSSIHSADMTGKETHMLDVRNDEEWNQGHLEQAVNIHHGKLLNESIPFDKNDKIYVHCQSGVRSSIAIGILEYRGFTNIVNVSEGYKDFSLALK; encoded by the coding sequence ATGTTTTTCAAACAATTCTATGATAATAATTTATCTCAAGCCTCTTATTTAATTGGATGTCAACGTACAGGAGAAGCGATGATCATAGATCCAATACGGGACTTAACAAAATATATGCAAGTTGCAGATGATGAAGGTTTTACAATTACACAAGCTGCTGAAACGCATATTCATGCTGACTTTGCTTCAGGCATCAGAGACGTTGCGGACAAATTGGACGTAAGCATATACGTATCTGGTGAAGGTGACGATGACTTGAGTTATAAAAACATGCCACAACAAACCCATTTTGTTAGACATCAAGACACTATTTATGTAGGAAATATTAAATTAGAAGTCTTGCATACACCAGGTCATACCCCCGAGAGTATCAGTTTCTTACTTACTGACGAAGGCGGAGGCTCTAATATACCGATGGGGCTATTTAGTGGTGACTTTATCTTCGTTGGTGATATAGGTAGACCTGATTTATTAGAAAAAGCAGTACAAATGAAAGGGTCAACAGAAGTCGGTGCCAAACAAATGTATCAATCTGTAAATAGTGTTAAAGATTTACCAGATTATATTCAAATTTGGCCAGGCCATGGCGCAGGTAGTCCATGTGGTAAAGCTTTAGGGGCAATACCTATGTCTACGTTAGGTTACGAAAAAATAAACAACTGGGCCTTTAATGTAACTGATGAAGCAACATTTGTTGAAACATTAACATCAAATCAACCAGCTCCACCGCATCATTTTGCCCAAATGAAACAAATTAACCAATTTGGTATGAACATGTATCAACCATATAATGTTTATCCTAGCTTAAACAATGAAAGAATCGCATTTGATCTTCGTAGTAAAGAAGCTTTCCATGGCGGTCATGCGCAAGGAACTATCAATATTCCTTATAATCACAACTTTATTAATCAAATTGGTTGGTATTTAGACTATAATAAAGATATAGACTTAATCGGCAATAAAGCTACGATTGAAGAAGCAGTGCATACTTTACAGTTAATTGGTTTTGAAAATGTAGCAGGTTACCGTTTACCACAAACAACAACCATGACGTCTTCTATTCATAGCGCGGATATGACTGGCAAAGAGACTCATATGCTAGATGTGCGTAACGATGAAGAATGGAACCAAGGACATTTAGAACAAGCGGTGAATATCCATCACGGAAAATTATTAAATGAGAGTATACCTTTTGATAAAAATGATAAAATATACGTTCATTGTCAATCAGGAGTTAGAAGTTCTATCGCAATCGGTATACTAGAATATAGAGGTTTTACTAATATTGTAAACGTTAGCGAAGGTTATAAAGATTTTTCATTAGCATTGAAATAA
- a CDS encoding heavy metal translocating P-type ATPase has translation MSNYEYHDHYDNPDHHSDHEHHHHGEFKVKFFISLIFAIPIIVLSPMMGVKLPFQFTFSGSEWVVLILATILFFYGGKPFLIGGKDELKVKKPGMMTLVALGISVAYIYSLYAFYMNNISSTPDHTMDFFWELATLILIMLLGHWVEMNAVGNAGDTLKKMAELLPNSAFKITDNGQRVEIKISDIIIGDIVEVRGGESFPSDGIIVQGQTFVDESLVTGESKKIQKTPDDYVIGGSINGSGTIQVEVTAVGEEGYLSQVMELVNQAQNDKSKAELLSDKVAGYLFYFAVSIGLIAFIAWMFIQNNIDFALERLVTVLVIACPHALGLAIPLVTARSTTIAAHNGLIIKNREVVELAQYIDYVMMDKTGTLTEGIFSVNHFESLQADLSDDAVISLFASLESQSNHPLAIGIVDFATEKNISYVEPQDVNNISGVGLEGIVDNKKYKITNVSYLDKYEFDYDKNLFTTLAQQGNSISYLIDEQQVIGIIAQGDKIKVSSKQMVDDLLSRNITPVMLTGDNKEVAHVVAKELGINDVHAQLMPEDKESIIKDYQSNGKKVMMIGDGINDAPSLIRADIGIAIGAGTDVAVESGDIILVKSNPSDIIHFLKLSKNTMRKMIQNLWWGAGYNIIAVPLAAGILAFIGLILSPAVGAVLMSLSTVIVAINAFTLKLK, from the coding sequence TTGTCAAACTATGAATATCATGATCATTATGACAACCCTGACCATCATAGTGATCACGAACATCACCATCATGGGGAGTTTAAAGTTAAATTTTTTATCTCATTAATTTTTGCGATACCTATCATTGTTTTATCGCCAATGATGGGAGTTAAATTACCATTTCAATTCACATTTTCAGGTTCTGAATGGGTGGTGTTAATACTTGCTACAATTTTATTCTTTTATGGCGGTAAACCGTTCTTAATTGGCGGAAAAGATGAACTTAAAGTTAAAAAACCAGGAATGATGACACTAGTTGCTTTAGGAATTTCGGTGGCTTACATTTATAGCTTGTATGCTTTTTATATGAATAATATTAGTAGTACACCAGATCATACAATGGACTTTTTCTGGGAATTAGCTACATTAATTTTAATTATGTTATTAGGTCATTGGGTTGAAATGAATGCGGTAGGAAATGCTGGAGATACATTGAAGAAAATGGCAGAGCTTTTACCTAATAGTGCTTTTAAAATAACGGATAATGGTCAACGTGTAGAAATTAAAATATCAGACATCATCATTGGTGATATCGTTGAAGTGAGAGGTGGAGAAAGTTTTCCTTCAGATGGAATTATCGTTCAAGGTCAAACATTTGTAGATGAATCATTAGTCACAGGGGAATCTAAAAAAATACAAAAAACCCCCGATGACTATGTTATTGGTGGTTCTATTAATGGATCAGGAACTATACAGGTTGAAGTTACAGCTGTAGGTGAAGAGGGTTACCTTTCCCAAGTGATGGAGCTTGTTAATCAAGCGCAAAATGATAAATCAAAAGCTGAGTTATTATCAGATAAAGTAGCTGGTTATTTGTTCTATTTTGCGGTAAGTATTGGTCTGATTGCATTTATCGCGTGGATGTTTATTCAAAATAATATTGATTTCGCATTAGAACGCCTAGTAACTGTATTAGTAATTGCTTGTCCCCATGCATTAGGTTTGGCAATACCTTTAGTAACTGCTCGTTCTACTACGATAGCTGCCCATAACGGTTTAATCATTAAAAATAGAGAGGTTGTAGAACTAGCACAATATATAGACTATGTAATGATGGATAAAACCGGTACACTTACAGAAGGAATTTTTTCAGTTAATCATTTTGAAAGTTTGCAAGCTGACTTAAGTGACGATGCAGTAATAAGTCTGTTTGCATCATTAGAAAGCCAATCTAATCACCCGTTAGCAATAGGTATTGTAGACTTTGCGACAGAGAAAAACATTTCATACGTTGAACCTCAGGATGTGAATAATATTTCAGGTGTAGGGTTAGAGGGCATAGTTGATAATAAAAAGTACAAAATTACAAATGTTTCTTATCTTGATAAATATGAATTTGATTATGACAAAAACTTGTTTACAACATTAGCTCAACAAGGTAATTCCATTAGTTATTTAATTGACGAACAACAAGTTATTGGTATCATCGCGCAAGGAGATAAAATTAAAGTAAGTTCTAAACAGATGGTAGATGATTTATTATCCAGAAATATCACACCAGTGATGCTAACAGGCGATAATAAAGAAGTAGCACATGTTGTTGCCAAAGAATTAGGTATCAATGATGTACATGCACAATTAATGCCAGAAGATAAAGAGAGTATCATTAAAGATTATCAAAGTAATGGTAAGAAAGTAATGATGATTGGTGATGGTATCAATGATGCTCCTAGTCTTATAAGAGCTGACATTGGTATAGCAATTGGTGCAGGTACAGATGTTGCCGTTGAGTCAGGTGATATTATTCTTGTTAAAAGCAATCCATCTGATATTATCCATTTCTTGAAGCTTTCAAAAAACACCATGAGAAAGATGATTCAAAATTTATGGTGGGGCGCAGGATATAATATTATAGCTGTACCCTTAGCCGCTGGTATTTTGGCTTTTATAGGTTTAATTCTCTCTCCAGCTGTAGGAGCAGTGTTAATGTCACTAAGTACAGTTATCGTTGCAATTAACGCCTTCACGCTGAAATTAAAATAG
- the phnX gene encoding phosphonoacetaldehyde hydrolase, with the protein MTKIKGIIFDWAGTTVDFGCFAPVNVFIDIFKEAEVTVTIDEAREPMGMLKRDHIQTMLEMPRIQQLWQKQYGKSHNEQDIDNLYNQFEKLLMKNLKSFTDPIINVTEVIDDLRDKGYVIGSTTGYTREMMKIVSSAAKEKGYAPDYIVTADDVGGYGRPYPYMIFENMRQLELQSVHEVIKVGDTVSDIKEAVNSGITAVGIIKGSSVVGLRENEWNNLNKEEKNKIIEETKQKFIANGADYVLQDITELPLLLAELNKKE; encoded by the coding sequence ATGACTAAAATCAAAGGAATTATATTCGATTGGGCTGGTACTACAGTTGACTTTGGTTGTTTTGCACCTGTAAATGTATTTATAGATATTTTTAAAGAAGCCGAAGTAACAGTGACAATAGACGAAGCTCGTGAACCAATGGGTATGTTAAAAAGAGACCATATTCAAACTATGTTAGAAATGCCAAGAATACAACAATTGTGGCAAAAACAATACGGAAAATCACATAACGAACAAGACATAGATAATTTATATAATCAATTTGAAAAGCTATTAATGAAGAATCTAAAATCATTTACTGATCCAATAATTAATGTGACTGAAGTCATAGACGACCTTAGAGACAAAGGATATGTTATTGGGTCTACAACAGGATATACAAGAGAAATGATGAAAATAGTGAGTTCAGCTGCGAAAGAAAAGGGATATGCACCTGACTATATTGTAACAGCTGATGATGTGGGGGGATATGGCAGACCGTATCCATATATGATTTTTGAAAATATGCGCCAACTCGAATTACAATCGGTTCATGAAGTAATAAAAGTAGGAGATACTGTATCCGATATCAAAGAAGCAGTTAATAGTGGTATTACAGCAGTGGGTATTATTAAAGGCAGCTCGGTTGTTGGATTAAGAGAAAATGAGTGGAATAATTTGAATAAAGAGGAAAAAAATAAAATTATAGAAGAAACAAAACAAAAATTCATAGCTAATGGGGCAGATTACGTATTACAAGATATAACAGAATTACCGCTATTATTAGCAGAATTAAATAAAAAAGAATAA
- a CDS encoding excisionase family DNA-binding protein, producing the protein MEQTKLTVEEIAKQTGVNRPTVYRLLK; encoded by the coding sequence ATGGAACAAACAAAACTTACAGTAGAAGAAATTGCTAAACAAACTGGAGTAAATAGACCAACTGTGTATAGGTTACTAAAATAA
- a CDS encoding DsrE/DsrF/DrsH-like family protein translates to MKQYQEEHINELSKVELEQLAKKGQLIDVRTPEEYKLGRIDGAILHSVENIDTFAKNKDKTYYIYCKSGNRSAKASEYLAKQGYEVVNLDGGYAAFEKQNINHDDVVENGNKVIKPNRKQFNFNGLQCPGPIVNVSKEIKNIEIGDQIEVTVTDPGFLSDIKSWVKQTGHTLVKLNENNNEINVVIQKEKPRELEVNHTDKGTTIVLFSGELDKAVAAMIIANGAKSAGRDVTIFFTFWGLNALKKAQATHVKKKGIAKMFDFMLPKTPVHMPLSKMNMFGLGNIMMRYVMKKKNVDSLPSLIDQAIDQNIKLIACTMSMDVMGITKEELRDEVEYGGVGTYIGETEQASHNLFI, encoded by the coding sequence ATGAAACAATATCAAGAAGAACATATTAACGAATTAAGTAAAGTAGAGTTAGAGCAATTAGCGAAAAAAGGACAATTGATTGATGTTAGAACACCAGAAGAATACAAATTAGGCCGTATTGATGGTGCAATATTACATTCTGTAGAAAATATTGACACATTCGCTAAGAACAAGGATAAAACTTATTATATCTACTGCAAAAGTGGTAATAGAAGCGCTAAAGCAAGCGAATATTTAGCTAAACAAGGTTATGAAGTTGTGAATTTAGACGGTGGTTATGCAGCTTTTGAAAAACAAAATATCAATCATGACGATGTGGTAGAAAATGGTAATAAAGTAATTAAACCGAACCGCAAACAATTTAATTTTAATGGCCTTCAGTGCCCGGGACCAATAGTTAATGTTAGTAAAGAAATTAAAAATATTGAAATTGGTGACCAAATCGAAGTAACCGTTACAGACCCTGGTTTTCTTAGCGATATTAAAAGCTGGGTGAAACAAACAGGACACACACTTGTAAAGCTGAACGAAAATAACAATGAAATTAACGTCGTTATTCAAAAAGAAAAACCACGAGAATTAGAAGTAAATCATACCGATAAAGGTACGACTATCGTTTTATTTAGTGGTGAGTTAGATAAAGCAGTAGCGGCAATGATTATTGCAAACGGTGCTAAATCTGCCGGCAGAGATGTAACTATCTTTTTCACTTTTTGGGGACTTAATGCATTGAAAAAAGCACAAGCAACTCATGTTAAGAAGAAAGGTATTGCAAAAATGTTTGATTTTATGTTGCCTAAGACACCAGTACACATGCCATTATCAAAAATGAATATGTTCGGTTTAGGTAATATCATGATGCGTTATGTTATGAAAAAGAAAAATGTTGATTCCTTACCGTCACTTATAGACCAAGCAATTGATCAAAACATCAAGTTAATCGCATGTACGATGAGCATGGACGTTATGGGCATTACAAAAGAAGAACTTAGAGATGAAGTCGAATATGGTGGCGTGGGAACTTATATTGGTGAAACAGAACAAGCCAGTCATAATTTATTCATTTAA
- a CDS encoding YdhK family protein gives MIKKATFLILASILVLSACSNSKEQNEESKDQKHENHMNHNSESKALEDMTSTKKGKFKPGDKVTITTAHMPGMKSAEATVKGAYKTHAYVVSYKPTNGDEKINNHKWVVNEEIKDAPEKGFEKGDTVKLEADHMDGMKGEQAKIDDVKNTTVYMLDYKSTKNNKMVKNHKWMIGDELKPR, from the coding sequence ATGATTAAAAAAGCGACTTTTCTTATATTAGCATCAATTTTAGTATTATCTGCTTGCTCAAATAGCAAGGAACAAAACGAAGAATCTAAAGACCAAAAACATGAAAACCACATGAATCATAATAGTGAAAGTAAAGCTCTAGAGGATATGACATCAACTAAGAAAGGGAAGTTTAAACCAGGAGATAAAGTGACTATAACAACAGCTCATATGCCAGGCATGAAAAGCGCAGAAGCTACAGTTAAAGGTGCCTACAAAACGCATGCTTATGTTGTCAGTTATAAACCTACAAATGGGGATGAAAAAATAAATAATCATAAATGGGTCGTAAATGAAGAAATTAAAGATGCTCCTGAAAAAGGGTTCGAAAAAGGCGATACAGTTAAATTAGAAGCTGATCATATGGATGGTATGAAAGGTGAACAAGCTAAAATAGATGATGTAAAAAACACAACTGTCTACATGTTAGATTATAAATCGACAAAAAATAATAAGATGGTTAAAAATCATAAATGGATGATAGGTGATGAACTAAAACCTCGTTAA
- a CDS encoding N-acetyltransferase — MSIYIESVNSFNINEVKNLKIAKKQFHFIETITDCLNEAMKFSQWHPVAIYKSDIVVGFAMYGCFGENKETWIDRILIDEQHQRKGYGREAMKLLINLVLNKYDINTIYLSIVRNNDIARALYEDLGFRYTSIDDLNGELIFKYNKH, encoded by the coding sequence ATGAGTATTTATATAGAAAGTGTTAATTCATTTAATATAAATGAAGTTAAAAATTTAAAAATAGCTAAGAAACAATTTCATTTTATAGAAACAATAACGGATTGTTTGAACGAAGCAATGAAATTTTCACAGTGGCATCCAGTAGCAATTTATAAAAGTGATATTGTCGTTGGTTTTGCGATGTATGGTTGCTTTGGAGAAAACAAAGAAACTTGGATTGATCGAATTCTTATTGATGAACAACATCAACGTAAAGGCTATGGTCGAGAAGCTATGAAATTGCTGATAAATTTAGTTTTAAATAAATATGATATAAACACAATCTATTTAAGTATTGTTAGAAATAATGATATTGCAAGAGCGTTATATGAAGATTTAGGTTTTCGTTATACATCAATAGATGATTTAAATGGTGAATTAATATTTAAGTATAATAAACATTAA
- a CDS encoding MarR family winged helix-turn-helix transcriptional regulator gives MENNNFFELIHNAELLNDATMTLFMKKFNMNVNISQILALSKLKDKGSQKPSSLALSLGYTSGAITKLTNNLVKEGYIIREQQENDRRVILITITDRGLDVLEEAQKQGRNLRNEVYSVLNTEEVEQLLSIQKKLFEHVKYLNTKIE, from the coding sequence ATGGAAAACAATAATTTTTTTGAACTTATTCATAATGCAGAGTTGCTCAACGATGCTACAATGACGCTTTTCATGAAAAAATTCAATATGAATGTCAATATATCTCAGATTTTGGCTTTATCTAAATTAAAAGATAAAGGTTCACAAAAACCGTCATCTCTGGCACTTTCTTTAGGATATACCTCAGGAGCTATTACTAAATTAACAAACAACCTTGTAAAAGAAGGCTATATAATAAGAGAGCAACAAGAAAATGATCGACGTGTTATTTTAATTACAATCACTGATCGAGGGTTAGATGTTTTAGAAGAAGCTCAAAAGCAAGGCCGAAACTTGAGAAATGAAGTTTATTCTGTTTTAAATACCGAAGAAGTTGAGCAACTACTAAGCATACAAAAGAAATTATTTGAACATGTAAAATACTTAAATACTAAAATAGAATAA